ACAACCAACGTGTCAGCCGCCGCTGGCGGCACAGATCATGAGCTTTCGGAAGATGAGGCAAACAGTTTGCATAACAACCTGATAAAGGATCAAGATGAATTTTTCAATTCCTTCCCACCTGGCTATAGGTTCAACCCATTTGATGGCGAACTTATTGTGCATTATCTCATGAAAAAGGTCTTGGATCAGCCCTTGCCGCCAAACCGGATCTTTGAAGTTAACCTATACCGCTACAATCCCGAAGTGCTTGCTGGTATTGTATATGTTCTTAAGTATATATGGTTCAATTATATTTTGCATTGATAATCTTTTGAATGGTACTATATATGTGTGAGAGATATTTTATGAAGAAATTTTGCCTAGATCGATGTTATTTAGCACTGCCTTGTTATCCTTTACTTGTTTTAGCAAAGTTTTGATACATAATTGATTAAAGGTCCTCATATTACTACTTTAGTTAAAGTAAAGATTAATTATTATCTTCATGTTGTTTTTGCttaatttgtttcttttgttataTACTATATTTATCAACACATCAaaattgttatatatatatatatatatatatatatatatatatatattctggtACTATATATGTGTGAGAGATATTTTATGAACAAATTTTGCCTAGATCGATGTTATTTAGCACTGCTTTGTTATCCTTTACTTGTTTTAGCAAAGGTTTGATGCATAATTGATTAAAGGTCCTCATATTACTACTTTAGTTAAAGTAAATATTAATTACTATCTTCATGTTGTTTTTGCttaatttgtttcttttgttataCACTATTTTTATTAACACATCAaaattgttatatatatatatgtatatattctagtttgttggtgaaacttttagATGATCAGAATTGATTACCATATAAAAAATCTGTAACTGTTTGTGTAAAAcagaaaaatatgagaaatatgGGGACAAATGGTATTTTTTTACTCCAAGGGACCGGAAGTATCGCAATGGAAGTCGCCCAAAGAGGGCAGCTGGGGATGGATATTGGAAGGCGACCGGAGCTGACAAGGAAGTGAAGTCATCTGATGGAGCTGTTGTTGGATCGAGAAAGGCTCTGGTTTTCTATAGGGGCAAACCCCCAAAGGGTGACAAAACCAACTGGATCATGCATGAGTTTAAAGTCAAGGATTCTCCTGTTCGAAGCAGAAGGGGTGAGAATGACATGAGGGTACGTAAATTCTTATTCTTCTATATTAGTTGGGTCGACGCATGAACCCTCAGTTCCGTCTTAATATTTAACTAATAAATCGTCAAATTTTCATTTTAGCATTTTAATATGGTACAGTTCACTATTTTGAATATACAAACATCGTACAATTTTAGACCTGCAGTGCATATATATTTTCAAATGCATATGCCAAATAAAGGACTCATATCAAAAGTCAGaataatgaagaaacatggATTCCTATAAAATTTGGGGTGCTTACtataattatatttgttttcttgCAGTTGGATAATTGGGTACTCTGTAGAATTTATAAGAAGGATGGTCAAAATGGCAAAAGATGTGAAAGTCGAAATCATGCTGAAATACATTCTCCATTTCCGCATAGAATAAATGACGAAAGC
This window of the Malus domestica chromosome 03, GDT2T_hap1 genome carries:
- the LOC103427281 gene encoding NAC domain-containing protein 1-like; amino-acid sequence: MEPVEQSHPDHKASVTIITQQVASYSLSPNKQSPAQGGQGQFTPTSETGVSLTTNVSAAAGGTDHELSEDEANSLHNNLIKDQDEFFNSFPPGYRFNPFDGELIVHYLMKKVLDQPLPPNRIFEVNLYRYNPEVLAEKYEKYGDKWYFFTPRDRKYRNGSRPKRAAGDGYWKATGADKEVKSSDGAVVGSRKALVFYRGKPPKGDKTNWIMHEFKVKDSPVRSRRGENDMRLDNWVLCRIYKKDGQNGKRCESRNHAEIHSPFPHRINDESMEIEMSGDIVDPLHEYDPALEYDHKYSYKAYPHMTPLPNISGGLPVNMISNNRIQSVEAASMNAGSYYANMGYSQPICVRPPSMSSESVLGPYRYIDESTILQDDMMFGMKGFEHSLYSTNNYAGQFSALDHVFPYTE